In the genome of Tripterygium wilfordii isolate XIE 37 chromosome 19, ASM1340144v1, whole genome shotgun sequence, one region contains:
- the LOC119985049 gene encoding snurportin-1 isoform X2, which yields MSPPDHRRPIKRAAISDQQRRRDLTLLRQEQNRRDAQLHARCLASTVISLQSHQSPESEPGPELDIEIEPAYEYLREEEESGQTVKDLDVSRASRLKGAEARKWFARQLMLPEWMIDVPDRLSQDWFVFARPAGKRCFVVSSNGATVSRLRNGSILHRFPSALPNGARRRDASGPAQLYCILDCIFHELDQTYYVIDMVCWRGYSLYDCTAEFRLFWLNSKLGETGACDPPSHYHKYRFSVIPVYNCDQNGLYAAYSGEVPYVKDGLLFYNKHAHYQMGNTPLALVWKDDKCSQYVIDTNSDGQVPNQQQAVLDLQDDGKLTTSDDPPVVFGCLDGEMIQKSGLHSGSLLRFAINEGGLNFVEGKLERADLQYLGKANRARAFADSYSKIMFQHAARRCPLKVNDLLASINPSDDQEHKPCDTEMVG from the exons ATGTCCCCGCCGGACCACCGCCGTCCGATTAAGCGAGCGGCAATCTCGGATCAACAGCGGCGGAGGGATCTGACGCTGCTGCGTCAAGAGCAGAATCGCCGGGACGCCCAACTCCATGCCCGCTGCTTAGCTTCCACTGTGATTTCCCTCCAATCACACCAAAGTCCTGAATCGGAACCGGGACCGGAACTTGACATCGAAATCGAACCTGCATATGAATACCTACgcgaagaagaagaatcagGACAAACTGTGAAAGACCTCGATGTAAGTCGGGCTTCACGGCTCAAAGGAGCTGAGGCTCGCAAGTGGTTCGCGAGGCAGCTGATGCTCCCAGAGTGGATGATTGACGTCCCCGATCGATTGAGCCAAGACTG GTTTGTATTTGCAAGGCCTGCTGGAAAGCGATGCTTTGTTGTTTCTTCTAATGGAGCTACTGTTAGTAGGTTACGAAATGGTTCTATATTGCATCGGTTCCCTTCTGCTTTACCTAATGGGGCGAGGAGGAGAGATGCATCTGGGCCTGCACAGCTGTACTGCATCCTCGATTGCATATTTCATGAG TTAGATCAAACCTACTATGTGATTGACATGGTCTGCTGGCGAGGCTATTCTCTGTATGACTGCACCGCTGAGTTCAGACTTTTTTGGTTGAACTCGAAGCTCGGCGAGACAGGGGCTTGTGATCCGCCTTCACATTATCACAAGTATAGATTCAGTGTTATTCCAGTATACAATTGTGATCAAAATGGTCTGTATGCCGCATATTCGGGAGAAGTACCTTATGTCAAGGATGGCCTGCTTTTTTATAACAA GCATGCGCATTATCAAATGGGAAATACACCACTAGCTTTAGTTTGGAAGGATGACAAATGTAGTCAATATGTAATTGACACAAATAGTGACGGGCAAGTTCCAAACCAACAACAG GCAGTTTTGGACCTACAAGATGATGGAAAACTAACTACGTCAGATGATCCTCCTGTGGTATTTGGCTGCCTTGATGGAGAAATGATTCAAAAG TCAGGCCTGCATTCAGGAAGTCTGTTACGCTTTGCTATTAATGAGGGAGGTCTGAATTTCGTGGAAGGGAAACTTGAGCGGGCTGATTTGCAATATCTCGGGAAGGCCAATCGTGCACGTGCTTTTGCAGATAGTTACTCCAAG ATTATGTTCCAGCATGCAGCTCGGCGTTGTCCTCTGAAAGTCAATGATCTGCTTGCATCCATTAACCCATCAGATGATCAAGAACACAAACCTTGTGACACCGAAATGGTTGGTTGA
- the LOC119985047 gene encoding probable inactive purple acid phosphatase 27 gives MLSTLSLVSTLKLEMATAAMVALSILCLMSLSRVADAHIHGFGEQPLAKIDIYKTTLALHSSASITAYPNLLGLKGEDTEWVTVNLVIAEPSADDWVGVFSPAKFNSSFCPPVNDPKEQTPYICSAPIKYKYVNFSNSNYTAIGKASLKFQLINQRADFSFALFSGGLSNPKLVAVSNFISFANPKAPLYPRLAQGKSWNEMTITWTSGYNIDEAVPFVAWGLKGETPKYSPAGTLTFHQNSMCGSPARTVGWRDPGFIHTSFLKDLWPNTVYAYRLGNILSNGSYIWSKSYSFKSSPYPGQDSLQRVIIFGDMGKAERDGSNEFSDYQPGSLNTTDQLIRDLSDIDIVFHIGDIVYSNGYISQWDQFTAQVEPIASTVPYMIASGNHERDWPNTGSFYDTTDSGGECGVPAETMFYVPAENRAKFWYSTDYGMFHFCIADTEHDWREGSEQYKFIERCLASADRQKQPWLIFAAHRVLGYSSDYWYGQEGSFEEPMGRESLQRLWQKYKVDIAFYGHVHNYERTCAIYQNQCVNEEKHHYSGTVNGTIHVVVGGGGSHLSKYSDVVPNWSLYRDYDFGFVKLTAFDHSSLLFEYKKSRDGKVYDSFTISRDYRDVLACVPDGCAATTLAS, from the exons ATGCTCTCAACTCTCTCACTTgtttccactttgaagcttgaaATGGCGACCGCAGCTATGGTGGCGTTGTCAATACTTTGTCTAATGAGCTTGAGTCGTGTAGCCGACGCTCATATTCATGGATTTGGAGAGCAACCACTGGCTAAGATTGATATATACAAAACCACTCTGGCCCTCCACTCATCGGCCTCCATCACAGCTTATCCAAACCTTCTTGGCTTGAAG GGTGAAGATACGGAATGGGTAACTGTGAATCTTGTGATCGCTGAACCATCTGCAGATGATTGGGTTGGAGTTTTTTCTCCTGCAAAATTCAA TTCATCGTTTTGTCCTCCTGTGAATGATCCAAAAGAACAAACTCCGTATATTTGTTCAGCCCCAATAAAG TATAAGTACGTAAATTTTTCCAATTCAAATTACACGGCAATAGGCAAAGCTTCGTTGAAGTTTCAGCTGATAAATCAGCGGGCGGATTTCTCTTTTGCATTATTCTCTGGCGGATTATCAAAT CCCAAACTGGTGGCAGTTTCAAATTTCATATCATTTGCAAATCCAAAGGCGCCTCTTTATCCACGCCTTGCTCAAGGAAAGTCCTGGAATGAA ATGACTATAACCTGGACAAGTGGCTATAACATAGATGAAGCTGTACCATTTGTCGCATGGGGTCTGAAGGGGGAAACTCCTAAGTATTCACCTGCCGGAACATTGACATTTCATCAGAACAGCATGTGTG GCTCCCCTGCACGAACAGTTGGCTGGCGTGATCCTGGTTTCATACATACAAGTTTCTTGAAGGATTTGTGGCCAAACACTGT GTACGCATATAGGCTGGGTAACATATTGTCCAATGGTTCATATATCTGGAGCAAGAGCTATTCATTCAAATCATCCCCATATCCAGGGCAAGACTCATTACAGCGCGTCATTATCTTTGGTGACATGGGAAAG GCAGAGCGTGATGGTTCAAACGAATTCAGTGATTATCAGCCAGGTTCACTTAACACTACTGACCAACTCATAAGGGACTTGAGCGACATCGACATTGTTTTCCATATAGGAGACATAGTGTATTCTAATGGATACATCTCACAGTGGGACCAATTCACTGCCCAGGTGGAGCCCATTGCGTCAACTGTTCCTTACATGATTGCAAG TGGCAATCATGAACGTGACTGGCCAAATACTGGATCCTTCTATGACACTACAGATTCAGGCGGGGAGTGTGGCGTGCCTGCTGAAACCATGTTCTATGTTCCGGCTGAGAACAGAGCTAAGTTTTG GTATTCAACCGATTATGGCATGTTCCATTTCTGTATAGCTGACACTGAACACGACTGGAGGGAGGGATCGGAACAGTATAAGTTCATTGAACGCTGTCTTGCATCTGCAGACAGGCAGAAGCAACCTTGGTTGATCTTCGCAGCTCATCGTGTACTTGGATATTCCTCTGACTACTGGTATGGCCAAGAAGGCTCATTTGAAGAGCCAATGGGAAGGGAAAGCTTGCAAAGGCTATGGCAGAAGTACAAGGTGGATATTGCATTTTATGGTCATGTGCACAACTATGAAAGAACATGCGCCATATACCAG AATCAATGTGTAAACGAAGAAAAACATCATTATTCCGGCACCGTGAACGGAACAATTCATGTTGTGGTGGGTGGAGGAGGGAGCCACCTATCAAAATACAGTGATGTTGTTCCAAATTGGAGTCTTTACAGGGATTATGACTTTGGATTCGTCAAGTTGACAGCATTTGACCATTCTTCACTCCTCTTCGAATACAAGAAAAGCCGCGACGGAAAGGTGTATGATTCCTTCACCATTTCACGCGACTACAGAGACGTTTTGGCCTGCGTACCCGATGGCTGTGCAGCAACTACTTTGGCAAGCTGA
- the LOC119985049 gene encoding snurportin-1 isoform X1, which translates to MSPPDHRRPIKRAAISDQQRRRDLTLLRQEQNRRDAQLHARCLASTVISLQSHQSPESEPGPELDIEIEPAYEYLREEEESGQTVKDLDVSRASRLKGAEARKWFARQLMLPEWMIDVPDRLSQDWFVFARPAGKRCFVVSSNGATVSRLRNGSILHRFPSALPNGARRRDASGPAQLYCILDCIFHEKVGCDVQLDQTYYVIDMVCWRGYSLYDCTAEFRLFWLNSKLGETGACDPPSHYHKYRFSVIPVYNCDQNGLYAAYSGEVPYVKDGLLFYNKHAHYQMGNTPLALVWKDDKCSQYVIDTNSDGQVPNQQQAVLDLQDDGKLTTSDDPPVVFGCLDGEMIQKSGLHSGSLLRFAINEGGLNFVEGKLERADLQYLGKANRARAFADSYSKIMFQHAARRCPLKVNDLLASINPSDDQEHKPCDTEMVG; encoded by the exons ATGTCCCCGCCGGACCACCGCCGTCCGATTAAGCGAGCGGCAATCTCGGATCAACAGCGGCGGAGGGATCTGACGCTGCTGCGTCAAGAGCAGAATCGCCGGGACGCCCAACTCCATGCCCGCTGCTTAGCTTCCACTGTGATTTCCCTCCAATCACACCAAAGTCCTGAATCGGAACCGGGACCGGAACTTGACATCGAAATCGAACCTGCATATGAATACCTACgcgaagaagaagaatcagGACAAACTGTGAAAGACCTCGATGTAAGTCGGGCTTCACGGCTCAAAGGAGCTGAGGCTCGCAAGTGGTTCGCGAGGCAGCTGATGCTCCCAGAGTGGATGATTGACGTCCCCGATCGATTGAGCCAAGACTG GTTTGTATTTGCAAGGCCTGCTGGAAAGCGATGCTTTGTTGTTTCTTCTAATGGAGCTACTGTTAGTAGGTTACGAAATGGTTCTATATTGCATCGGTTCCCTTCTGCTTTACCTAATGGGGCGAGGAGGAGAGATGCATCTGGGCCTGCACAGCTGTACTGCATCCTCGATTGCATATTTCATGAG AAAGTTGGTTGTGATGTGCAGTTAGATCAAACCTACTATGTGATTGACATGGTCTGCTGGCGAGGCTATTCTCTGTATGACTGCACCGCTGAGTTCAGACTTTTTTGGTTGAACTCGAAGCTCGGCGAGACAGGGGCTTGTGATCCGCCTTCACATTATCACAAGTATAGATTCAGTGTTATTCCAGTATACAATTGTGATCAAAATGGTCTGTATGCCGCATATTCGGGAGAAGTACCTTATGTCAAGGATGGCCTGCTTTTTTATAACAA GCATGCGCATTATCAAATGGGAAATACACCACTAGCTTTAGTTTGGAAGGATGACAAATGTAGTCAATATGTAATTGACACAAATAGTGACGGGCAAGTTCCAAACCAACAACAG GCAGTTTTGGACCTACAAGATGATGGAAAACTAACTACGTCAGATGATCCTCCTGTGGTATTTGGCTGCCTTGATGGAGAAATGATTCAAAAG TCAGGCCTGCATTCAGGAAGTCTGTTACGCTTTGCTATTAATGAGGGAGGTCTGAATTTCGTGGAAGGGAAACTTGAGCGGGCTGATTTGCAATATCTCGGGAAGGCCAATCGTGCACGTGCTTTTGCAGATAGTTACTCCAAG ATTATGTTCCAGCATGCAGCTCGGCGTTGTCCTCTGAAAGTCAATGATCTGCTTGCATCCATTAACCCATCAGATGATCAAGAACACAAACCTTGTGACACCGAAATGGTTGGTTGA
- the LOC119986307 gene encoding pentatricopeptide repeat-containing protein At5g50390, chloroplastic-like has product MEIPILRYQSISLDQIQDRCRSLHFSFSDPNYFKSKNWLSKYCFSFSRRKIRNPFDKIWCSMMPQGLKPRPKLHDSKVKFVGNEGAGSGVKRIKKPSAALCSQIEKSVFCGRYREAFELFEILEIEGGFDVDSSTYDALVSACIGLRSIRGVNRVFNYMISNGFEPDQYMRNRVLLMHVKCGMIIQALHFFDEMPERNLVTWDTMISGLVNSGSYEDAFRLFLIMWAELSDADTRTIATMIRASAGLGFISVGRQLHTCALKMGARDDIYVSCGLIDMYSKCGMIEDAYWVFDEMPEKTIVGWNSIIAGYALNGYSEEALNVYYDMRDSGVKLDHFTFSIIVRTCARLGSVEHAKQAHAGLIRHGFGSDIVANTTLVDFYSKWNRIEYARHVFDRMPSRNVLSWNALISGYGNHGRGSEAVEMFELMLLEGLKPNHVTFLAVLSACSHSGLSEHGWEIFHSMSSEYNVQPRAMHYACMIELLGREGLLNEAFALLKNAPVEPKPNMWAALLTACRVHGNLELGKLAAEKLYGMEPEKLNNYVVLLNLYNGSGKLKEAAAVLQTLKRKGLRMLPACTWIDIDNQSHCFLSGDKNHVQTAEIYRKVDELMLEISKHGNVPLERNLLPDVDEQEERILMYHSEKLAIAFGLLNTPYWTPLHIVQGHRICGDCHNAIRLISKVTERVIVVRDASRFHHFKNGACSCGDYW; this is encoded by the coding sequence ATGGAGATCCCTATTTTGCGCTATCAAAGCATATCTTTGGATCAGATTCAAGATAGGTGTAGGAGCTTGCATTTCTCCTTCTCTGATCCTAACTATTTTAAGTCAAAAAATTGGCTATCCAAGTATTGTTTCTCGTTTTCTAGAAGGAAAATCAGGAACCCATTTGATAAAATTTGGTGTTCTATGATGCCACAAGGGCTAAAACCACGGCCAAAACTACATGATTCCAAGGTAAAATTTGTTGGAAATGAAGGAGCTGGGTCCGGGGTGAAACGGATCAAGAAACCCAGTGCAGCCCTTTGTAGTCAAATAGAGAAATCTGTTTTCTGTGGTAGGTACAGAGAGGCGTTTgaattgtttgaaattttggaGATTGAGGGAGGATTTGATGTAGATAGTAGCACGTATGATGCTTTGGTGAGTGCATGTATAGGTTTAAGATCTATTAGAGGAGTGAATAGGGTGTTTAATTACATGATCAGTAATGGATTTGAACCAGATCAATACATGCGCAACAGGGTGCTTCTTATGCATGTTAAATGTGGAATGATAATCCAAGCGCTACATTTTTTTGATGAAATGCCAGAGAGGAATTTGGTTACATGGGACACAATGATTTCAGGGCTTGTGAATTCAGGGTCTTATGAGGATGCATTTCGGTTGTTTCTGATTATGTGGGCGGAGCTTTCCGATGCAGATACTCGTACTATTGCCACAATGATTCGAGCATCTGCTGGATTGGGATTTATTTCAGTTGGAAGGCAGTTACATACATGTGCTTTGAAGATGGGTGCAAGGGACGATATATATGTGTCCTGTGGTTTAATTGACATGTATAGTAAGTGCGGAATGATTGAAGATGCTTATTGGGTTTTTGATGAGATGCCAGAAAAGACTATTGTGGGTTGGAATTCAATCATTGCAGGGTATGCACTTAATGGTTATAGTGAGGAAGCTTTGAATGTCTACTATGACATGCGTGATTCTGGTGTTAAACTGGATCATTTCACATTTTCAATAATCGTAAGAACATGTGCAAGGTTGGGTTCAGTAGAACACGCCAAACAAGCTCATGCAGGTTTAATTCGTCATGGTTTTGGGTCAGATATAGTGGCAAATACAACGCTTGTGGATTTTTATAGCAAATGGAACAGAATAGAATATGCCCGTCATGTTTTTGACAGGATGCCCTCTAGGAATGTTTTGTCGTGGAATGCTTTAATTTCTGGTTATGGTAATCATGGCCGGGGATCTGAGGCCGTTGAAATGTTTGAGCTCATGCTTCTTGAAGGACTGAAACCCAACCATGTCACTTTTCTTGCTGTCTTATCTGCTTGCAGCCATTCCGGTTTATCAGAACACGGTTGGGAAATTTTTCATTCAATGAGCTCAGAATACAATGTTCAACCCCGTGCAATGCATTATGCATGTATGATTGAATTATTAGGCAGAGAAGGGCTCTTAAATGAAGCCTTTGCATTGTTAAAAAATGCTCCAGTGGAGCCGAAGCCAAATATGTGGGCCGCCTTGCTAACCGCTTGTCGGGTCCATGGCAATTTGGAACTTGGGAAACTTGCAGCTGAGAAACTTTATGGCATGGAGCCTGAAAAGCTGAATAACTATGTTGTCCTTCTGAATTTGTACAACGGTTCTGGGAAGTTGAAGGAAGCTGCTGCTGTCCTCCAGACATTAAAAAGGAAAGGCTTGAGAATGCTTCCAGCTTGCACTTGGATTGATATTGATAATCAGTCGCATTGCTTCCTTTCTGGAGACAAAAACCATGTTCAAACGGCAGAGATTTACCGAAAAGTGGATGAATTGATGCTAGAGATTTCAAAACATGGCAATGTTCCTCTGGAAAGAAATCTTCTACCCGATGTAGATGAGCAAGAAGAGCGGATATTAATGTACCACAGTGAGAAACTAGCAATAGCATTTGGGCTCCTCAACACTCCATATTGGACTCCATTGCACATAGTGCAGGGCCATCGGATTTGTGGCGACTGCCATAATGCAATTAGGTTGATAAGTAAGGTTACTGAACGAGTAATTGTTGTTAGGGATGCTAGCCGATTCCATCATTTCAAAAATGGTGCTTGTTCATGTGGCGATTATTGGTGA
- the LOC119985048 gene encoding probable inactive purple acid phosphatase 27 has product MARFMGLKMSMLVLFLCLASLNHGLVVAHIHGFGDQPLAKVDIYKTILALHSSASITAKPLLLGLNGEDFEWVNVNLVHPEPSADDWVGVFSPANFNSSTCPPEDDDYIEEPYICSAPIKYKHANFSNPKYVKTGKTSLKFRLINQRADFSFALFSGGLSNPKLVAVSNFISFVNPKAPLYPRLAQGKSWDEMTVTWTSGYNIDEAVPFVEWGMKGETPKRSPAGTLTFSRNSMCGSPARTVGWRDPGFIHTSFLKDLWPNFEYTYRMGHMLSNGSYVWSKIYSFKSSPYPGQDSLQRVIIFGDMGKAERDGSNEYANYQPGSLNTTDQLIKDLSNIDIVFHIGDLPYANGYISQWDQFTAQVEPIASTVPYMIASGNHERDWPNSGSFYDTDDSGGECGVLAETMYYVPAENRANFWYATDYGMFHFCIADSEHDWREGTEQYRFIEKCLASADRNKQPWLIFIAHRVLGYSSNYWYGQEGSFEEPMGRESLQKLWQKYKVDIAFYGHVHNYERTCPVYQSQCVNEEKHHYSGTVNGTIHVVAGGGGSNLNTYSTVVPNWSLSRDSDYGFTKLTAFNHSSLLFEYKKSSDGKVYDSFTISRDYRDVLACVHDGCQATTLAS; this is encoded by the exons ATGGCAAGATTTATGGGCCTCAAAATGTCGATGCTGGTGCTCTTTCTGTGTTTAGCGAGCTTGAATCATGGTCTGGTGGTGGCTCACATTCATGGATTTGGGGATCAACCACTTGCAAAAGTTGATATATACAAGACCATTCTTGCTCTGCACTCCTCAGCCTCCATCACTGCCAAACCGCTCCTTCTTGGTTTGAAT GGTGAGGATTTTGAATGGGTAAATGTGAACCTTGTGCACCCTGAACCATCTGCAGATGATTGGGTTGGAGTTTTTTCTCCTGCAAATTTCAA CTCATCAACTTGTCCTCCTGAAGACGACGACTATATCGAAGAACCATATATATGTTCAGCCCCTATAAAG TATAAGCACGCAAATTTTTCCAATCCGAAATATGTGAAAACGGGCAAAACTTCCTTGAAGTTTCGACTCATAAATCAGCGGGCAGATttctcctttgcattattttcaggCGGGTTGTCGAAT CCCAAATTAGTGGCAGTTTCAAATTTCATATCGTTTGTGAATCCGAAAGCACCTCTTTATCCGCGCCTTGCTCAGGGGAAGTCATGGGACGAA ATGACTGTCACTTGGACTAGCGGCTATAACATTGATGAAGCAGTACCATTTGTCGAATGGGGAATGAAGGGGGAAACTCCTAAGCGTTCACCTGCAGGAACATTGACATTTTCTCGGAACAGCATGTGCG GCTCACCTGCACGGACAGTCGGCTGGCGTGATCCTGGTTTCATACACACAAGTTTCTTGAAGGATCTGTGGCCCAACTTTGA GTACACATACAGGATGGGTCATATGTTGTCCAATGGTTCGTATGTCTGGAGCAAGATTTATTCTTTTAAATCATCCCCATATCCAGGGCAGGACTCGTTACAGCGTGTCATTATCTTCGGTGACATGGGAAAG GCAGAGCGCGATGGTTCAAACGAATACGCTAATTATCAACCGGGTTCGCTGAACACCACTGACCAACTCATAAAGGACTTGAGCAACATTGACATTGTTTTCCATATAGGAGACTTACCATATGCAAATGGATACATCTCGCAGTGGGATCAGTTCACCGCGCAGGTGGAGCCTATTGCGTCGACTGTGCCTTACATGATTGCAAG CGGCAATCATGAACGCGACTGGCCAAATTCGGGATCTTTCTATGACACTGATGATTCTGGAGGGGAGTGTGGTGTGCTAGCAGAAACTATGTACTATGTTCCTGCTGAGAACAGAGCCAACTTCTG GTATGCAACTGACTATGGGATGTTCCACTTCTGTATCGCGGACTCGGAGCATGACTGGAGGGAGGGAACAGAACAGTATAGGTTCATTGAAAAATGTCTTGCATCTGCAGACAGGAATAAGCAGCCATGGTTGATCTTCATAGCTCATCGTGTTCTCGGATATTCATCTAACTACTGGTATGGTCAAGAGGGTTCATTTGAAGAGCCTATGGGAAGGGAAAGCTTGCAGAAGCTTTGGCAGAAGTACAAGGTCGATATCGCATTTTACGGACATGTACACAACTATGAAAGGACTTGTCCTGTTTATCAG AGTCAATGTGTGAATGAAGAAAAACACCATTATTCTGGCACTGTGAATGGAACAATTCATGTTGTCGCTGGCGGAGGAGGGAGCAACCTCAACACGTACAGTACTGTGGTTCCCAATTGGAGCCTGTCCAGGGATTCTGACTATGGGTTTACTAAATTGACAGCATTTAACcattcttctctcctcttcGAATACAAGAAAAGCAGCGATGGAAAGGTTTACGATTCCTTCACCATCTCGCGCGATTACAGAGATGTCTTGGCCTGTGTCCATGATGGCTGTCAGGCAACTACTTTAGCATCCTAA
- the LOC119985196 gene encoding COMM domain-containing protein 9-like isoform X2 — MKMEHTLWGHLPLLVRSNSKDSVEYILQALWRTRKTGLDAADRHIISDMLQLQNDSDLDPLLVCLRMLIRRCVYDNISKDEIRKLFPAEVLPELQRLLTLLLQKFQREWREDVMKDKNCNQATLPRLKAMTWNMANQEAAEAIDPVAVINLKLQDDVQSQVGELDVKFQLGKDTMDAMLSSMYCIRDQLSNTVL; from the exons ATGAAAATGGAGCATACGCTTTGGGGACATCTACCATTACTGGTGAGATCGAACTCCAAGGACTCGGTCGAGTATATACTCCAGGCGCTATGGAGAACGCGAAAGACAGGTCTCGACGCCGCCGACCGCCACATCATCAGCGACATGCTTCAACTCCAGAACGACTCCGACCTCGACCCG CTTTTGGTGTGCCTGCGTATGTTGATTCGCAGATGTGTTTATGATAATATTAGCAAGGATGAGATTCGGAAGTTGTTTCCGGCCGAGGTTCTACCTGAATTGCAAAGACTATTGACACTTTTGCTTCAAAAGTTTCAGAGAGAATGGCGTGAGGATGTAATGAAGGATAAG AATTGTAATCAGGCTACATTGCCCCGATTGAAGGCAATGACATGGAACATGGCTAATCAGGAAGCAGCAGAAGCTATTGACCCTGTTGCTGTCATCAATTTGAAG CTTCAAGATGATGTTCAGTCTCAAGTGGGAGAACTGGATGTGAAGTTCCAGTTGGGGAAGGATACTATGGATGCAATGCTGAGTTCCATGTATTGCATAAGAGACCAGTTGTCAAACACA GTGCTGTAA
- the LOC119985196 gene encoding COMM domain-containing protein 9-like isoform X1, giving the protein MKMEHTLWGHLPLLVRSNSKDSVEYILQALWRTRKTGLDAADRHIISDMLQLQNDSDLDPLLVCLRMLIRRCVYDNISKDEIRKLFPAEVLPELQRLLTLLLQKFQREWREDVMKDKNCNQATLPRLKAMTWNMANQEAAEAIDPVAVINLKLQDDVQSQVGELDVKFQLGKDTMDAMLSSMYCIRDQLSNTTE; this is encoded by the exons ATGAAAATGGAGCATACGCTTTGGGGACATCTACCATTACTGGTGAGATCGAACTCCAAGGACTCGGTCGAGTATATACTCCAGGCGCTATGGAGAACGCGAAAGACAGGTCTCGACGCCGCCGACCGCCACATCATCAGCGACATGCTTCAACTCCAGAACGACTCCGACCTCGACCCG CTTTTGGTGTGCCTGCGTATGTTGATTCGCAGATGTGTTTATGATAATATTAGCAAGGATGAGATTCGGAAGTTGTTTCCGGCCGAGGTTCTACCTGAATTGCAAAGACTATTGACACTTTTGCTTCAAAAGTTTCAGAGAGAATGGCGTGAGGATGTAATGAAGGATAAG AATTGTAATCAGGCTACATTGCCCCGATTGAAGGCAATGACATGGAACATGGCTAATCAGGAAGCAGCAGAAGCTATTGACCCTGTTGCTGTCATCAATTTGAAG CTTCAAGATGATGTTCAGTCTCAAGTGGGAGAACTGGATGTGAAGTTCCAGTTGGGGAAGGATACTATGGATGCAATGCTGAGTTCCATGTATTGCATAAGAGACCAGTTGTCAAACACA ACTGAGTGA